A stretch of DNA from Arthrobacter jiangjiafuii:
TCAGCAGTTCGCGGATGCGCAGCTGGTCCGGGCCGATGCCGGCAATCGGATTAATGGCCCCGCCCAGCACGTGGTACCGGCCGCGGAAGGAGCGGGTGCGCTCCACGGCAATGACGTCCTTGGACTCCTCGACCACGCAGATCATGGTGGGGTCGCGGCGGGTGTCACGGCAGATCGCGCAGGTTTCCTGCTCGGTGACGTTGCCGCAGATGCTGCAGAACTTGACCTTGTCCTTGACGGTGACGATCGAGGACGCGAGCTTCCGCATGTCGTCCGGATCGGCTTCCAGGATGTGGAACGCGATCCGCTGGGCCGACTTGGGACCGATGCCCGGGAGCCTGCCCAGTTCATCGATCAGTTCCTGAACG
This window harbors:
- the recR gene encoding recombination mediator RecR — translated: MYEGAVQELIDELGRLPGIGPKSAQRIAFHILEADPDDMRKLASSIVTVKDKVKFCSICGNVTEQETCAICRDTRRDPTMICVVEESKDVIAVERTRSFRGRYHVLGGAINPIAGIGPDQLRIRELLSRLSDEQISEIIIATDPNLEGEATATYLSRMLKTLGINVTRLASGLPVGGDLEYADEITLGRAFEGRRSMS